A genomic window from Candidatus Methylacidiphilum fumarolicum includes:
- a CDS encoding beta/alpha barrel domain-containing protein — MIHLDEIKVPLDVPESKKDAYKRIFFEITQGSGRLMLMAGDQKVEHLNDDFYGPGISPEDADPEHLFKIASKARIGAFATQLGLIARYGMDYPNVRYIVKLNSKTHLVKTAQRDPLSLLWLSFEQLDYFLETKPVPIVGVGYTIYPGSEFEAQMLTEAARLVFEAHQRGLIAIIWSYPRGKAVSNETDPHLVAGAAGLGACLGADFVKVNPPSVKEGDANLALKEAVAAAGRTRLICAGGKETAVKDFLSRLHAQIHIGGTYGNATGRNIHQKSLSEAVAFCNAIAAITFDGASVEEAFAIYKES; from the coding sequence ATGATCCATTTAGATGAAATCAAAGTGCCGCTGGATGTCCCGGAATCAAAAAAAGATGCCTACAAGCGGATTTTTTTTGAGATCACCCAAGGTTCCGGCCGACTGATGCTTATGGCTGGGGATCAGAAAGTGGAGCATTTGAATGATGATTTTTACGGGCCTGGCATTTCTCCTGAAGACGCTGATCCTGAGCATTTGTTTAAAATTGCCAGTAAAGCGCGGATTGGAGCCTTTGCCACACAGCTTGGACTTATTGCTCGCTATGGAATGGATTATCCGAATGTACGTTATATTGTCAAACTCAACAGTAAGACGCATCTAGTAAAAACAGCTCAGAGAGACCCTTTAAGTCTTCTTTGGCTTTCCTTTGAACAACTCGATTATTTTTTGGAGACTAAGCCTGTACCTATTGTTGGCGTGGGCTATACGATCTATCCCGGTAGTGAATTCGAAGCGCAGATGCTTACAGAAGCGGCACGGCTTGTTTTCGAAGCCCATCAGCGTGGACTAATTGCTATTATATGGTCGTATCCTCGTGGGAAAGCAGTAAGCAACGAAACTGATCCGCATCTTGTAGCTGGAGCCGCTGGATTAGGCGCCTGCCTTGGAGCGGATTTTGTTAAGGTCAATCCGCCTTCGGTCAAAGAAGGGGATGCCAACCTAGCACTCAAAGAAGCAGTAGCGGCTGCGGGAAGGACAAGACTAATCTGCGCTGGCGGGAAAGAAACAGCCGTCAAGGATTTCCTAAGCAGGCTACATGCCCAAATCCATATCGGCGGTACTTATGGAAACGCCACAGGAAGGAACATTCACCAAAAATCCTTGAGCGAAGCAGTTGCTTTTTGTAATGCCATTGCTGCTATCACCTTTGATGGAGCATCCGTGGAGGAAGCCTTCGCCATCTATAAAGAATCATGA
- the lpxA gene encoding acyl-ACP--UDP-N-acetylglucosamine O-acyltransferase — MQTSIHPTAVVSEKAQIGAGVEIGPYAYIGEGVKIGDNCIIHPHAVLKGEIEIGPENEFYSFCVIGEKSQDLKYQGEPTYLKIGTNNVFREFSTVHRSTFKGQTTEIGSHNHFLAYTHIAHDCRIGDWCVFSNNATLAGHVVVEDHVTIGGLSAVHQFCRIGRFSMIGGCTKVVQDVIPFSLVDGNPAKLRSLNLVGLKRNHFSEEQIKSLKFALKLLLDGGLNISQALEELEKVTEKTQELMAIIRFIKDSERGVIR; from the coding sequence ATGCAGACCTCTATTCATCCCACAGCGGTTGTAAGTGAAAAGGCGCAGATTGGCGCTGGAGTTGAAATTGGTCCCTATGCCTATATTGGTGAAGGGGTAAAGATTGGAGACAATTGTATCATTCATCCGCATGCTGTTCTCAAAGGAGAGATTGAAATAGGCCCGGAAAACGAATTTTATTCTTTTTGTGTGATTGGTGAGAAATCCCAGGATTTAAAATATCAAGGAGAGCCCACGTATCTTAAAATCGGGACAAACAACGTTTTTAGGGAATTTTCTACCGTTCATCGTTCTACCTTTAAGGGACAAACGACGGAAATCGGCTCTCACAACCATTTTCTGGCCTACACCCATATCGCGCACGACTGTCGAATAGGAGACTGGTGTGTGTTTTCTAACAATGCCACACTGGCTGGACATGTCGTGGTCGAAGACCATGTCACCATAGGAGGGCTTTCGGCCGTACATCAGTTTTGTCGGATTGGGAGATTCTCAATGATTGGCGGCTGCACGAAGGTTGTTCAAGATGTAATCCCATTTTCTTTAGTCGATGGCAATCCTGCTAAGCTCCGCTCGCTCAACCTCGTCGGTTTAAAAAGAAATCATTTTTCTGAAGAACAGATTAAAAGCCTCAAGTTTGCCTTAAAGCTACTCCTAGATGGGGGATTAAACATTTCTCAGGCCTTAGAAGAGCTAGAAAAAGTCACTGAAAAAACTCAAGAGCTTATGGCCATCATCCGTTTTATCAAGGATTCTGAACGAGGCGTGATTCGCTAG
- a CDS encoding bifunctional UDP-3-O-[3-hydroxymyristoyl] N-acetylglucosamine deacetylase/3-hydroxyacyl-ACP dehydratase encodes MQRTIREPVSVEGLSLHTGNPVRIVIKPAEADSGYVFKRVDLPDEPTVQVSVDNVRQTERATTIGEGNVKVHTVEHVLAALSGCGVDNALIELNANEPPIGDGSGMFLVNEILKVGTVEQDKAVSFFELREPVWVEGEDGAYIAAWPDQNFSISCTHVSHTGLFTQYFSWKYDIKSFVTEIAPARTFVFYEELVPLIEKGLIKGGSLDNAIVIRGEAVYSQQPLRFENEFVRHKIFDMIGDFALFPKRLKARVVAARPSHFLNVKFIREIQKAYKNYLSHLMPVENIPVGEGALDINEVMKILPHRYPFLMLDRVLGFQDDVKAIGQKAVTMNEAYFQGHFPGHPIMPGVLQIEAMAQLASILLLRKAGNAGKLGYFMSADKVKFRKPVMPGDTLIIEVEMTKARGKIGKAFGKCYVNKETVCEGELLFALVDG; translated from the coding sequence ATGCAAAGGACTATACGCGAACCGGTGAGCGTGGAAGGACTATCCCTACATACCGGTAATCCAGTAAGAATTGTCATTAAGCCAGCGGAAGCTGACAGTGGCTATGTATTTAAAAGGGTTGATCTTCCCGATGAACCCACCGTGCAGGTATCGGTGGATAACGTCAGGCAAACGGAACGAGCGACGACAATAGGAGAAGGAAACGTCAAGGTTCATACCGTTGAACATGTTTTAGCTGCTTTAAGCGGCTGTGGGGTAGATAATGCGCTCATTGAACTGAATGCCAATGAGCCACCGATTGGAGATGGCAGTGGCATGTTCCTAGTCAATGAAATCTTAAAAGTTGGAACGGTCGAACAGGATAAAGCAGTTTCTTTTTTTGAGCTGAGAGAACCAGTTTGGGTGGAAGGCGAGGATGGAGCCTACATTGCTGCCTGGCCTGATCAGAACTTTTCGATTAGTTGTACCCATGTCAGTCACACAGGACTTTTTACGCAGTATTTTAGCTGGAAGTACGATATCAAAAGTTTTGTAACTGAGATTGCCCCTGCCCGAACTTTCGTCTTTTATGAGGAACTGGTTCCTCTTATCGAAAAAGGGTTGATTAAAGGAGGCAGTCTAGATAATGCAATTGTCATTAGGGGGGAAGCAGTCTACAGTCAGCAGCCTTTGCGGTTTGAAAACGAGTTTGTCAGACACAAAATTTTTGACATGATTGGAGACTTTGCTCTCTTTCCCAAGAGATTAAAAGCCAGAGTTGTGGCCGCTCGGCCTAGTCATTTTCTGAATGTCAAATTCATCAGAGAAATACAGAAAGCCTATAAGAATTATCTGTCCCATTTGATGCCCGTTGAAAATATCCCCGTTGGGGAAGGCGCCTTAGATATCAACGAGGTGATGAAGATTCTGCCGCATCGCTATCCATTTTTAATGTTGGATCGAGTACTCGGTTTTCAGGATGATGTAAAAGCCATAGGCCAGAAAGCAGTGACAATGAACGAAGCCTATTTTCAAGGCCATTTTCCAGGGCATCCCATTATGCCGGGGGTGCTTCAGATTGAAGCAATGGCTCAGCTGGCCAGTATTCTTCTATTGAGAAAAGCAGGGAATGCGGGCAAACTCGGTTACTTTATGAGCGCGGACAAGGTGAAGTTTCGCAAGCCGGTGATGCCGGGGGATACGCTGATCATCGAAGTGGAAATGACAAAGGCAAGAGGGAAGATTGGGAAAGCTTTTGGGAAATGCTACGTCAACAAGGAGACGGTGTGCGAAGGAGAGCTTCTCTTTGCTTTGGTTGACGGGTAA
- a CDS encoding ABC transporter substrate-binding protein, with the protein MIPFNSVRFHQCFSSRETFFLFHLSNPIKKGEKRESLALWWLLFFLLLFSLLAGGCNRQKKIQKAQRPAYPFFEEMETSSMPKGKQGGIFIETSAAEPSTFNWLVSEDATSASFLNLMFDSLLSYDPIEDHVIPGLAKQWEVAPDNKTFRFKLRKGLSWSDGVPLTADDVIFSFACIYDPRFPNRNAYDLSVNGKPFKVEKIDDQTIQIQTPEIFAPFLRYMSGFPLMPKHILEPYFKDGSLQNQWNISTAKKDPKSIVASGPFLILSYNPGERIVLEANPRYWKKADGDIRLPYIDYLIVKFVKDANASLIAFASGQTDIEGISPDNVAWVQKGENIYHYTIYDRGPSTASSFLWFNQNPGKNKNNDPYVLPYKLKWFQNRLFRQAISYAIDREGIINGVLFGRGTPLWGPETPANVKWYNPNVKKYPYNPSLALQLLEQAGFHRDATGRLFDQDNHPVSFTLLTNQENPIRTAMATIFKENLKQIGIEVLLQFIDFGTLVTKISDSYEYEACLLGLTGGGDPADGMSVFMSKGRLHQWYPNQPQPATPWEAEIDRLMVEQLTTLDEAKRIQCWFKVQEIMSEEQPYIYLVTPNTYVGLKNRWRNVKIPRIGPLVWNIEEIWTP; encoded by the coding sequence ATGATACCTTTTAACTCCGTGCGATTCCACCAATGCTTTTCTTCCCGTGAAACTTTTTTTTTATTTCATCTGTCTAATCCAATAAAAAAAGGAGAAAAAAGGGAATCCCTAGCCCTATGGTGGCTTCTTTTCTTTCTTTTGCTTTTCTCTTTACTAGCCGGTGGATGTAACCGGCAAAAAAAAATCCAAAAGGCGCAGCGACCAGCCTATCCTTTCTTTGAGGAAATGGAAACATCTTCCATGCCTAAAGGAAAGCAAGGAGGCATATTCATAGAAACGAGTGCCGCAGAGCCTTCTACTTTTAATTGGCTTGTCTCTGAAGATGCTACTTCTGCTTCGTTCCTTAATCTGATGTTTGATAGTCTGCTTTCCTATGATCCGATAGAAGATCATGTGATCCCAGGGCTGGCAAAGCAGTGGGAGGTAGCTCCCGACAATAAGACTTTTCGCTTTAAACTCAGAAAAGGGCTTAGTTGGAGCGATGGCGTACCGCTGACCGCTGATGATGTGATCTTTAGCTTTGCCTGTATTTACGATCCCAGGTTCCCTAACCGTAATGCTTATGATCTTTCTGTAAACGGAAAACCTTTTAAAGTAGAAAAGATCGATGATCAAACCATTCAGATCCAAACCCCTGAAATCTTTGCTCCTTTCTTACGCTACATGTCAGGCTTTCCCTTGATGCCCAAACATATCCTCGAACCCTATTTCAAGGATGGATCTTTACAAAATCAATGGAATATAAGCACAGCCAAAAAGGATCCTAAGTCGATTGTTGCAAGTGGGCCCTTTTTGATTCTTTCGTATAATCCTGGAGAACGAATCGTTCTAGAAGCTAATCCCAGATACTGGAAAAAAGCCGATGGGGATATTCGGTTGCCTTATATCGATTATTTAATTGTCAAGTTCGTCAAGGATGCTAACGCCAGCTTGATTGCTTTTGCTTCCGGTCAAACAGACATCGAAGGAATAAGTCCAGACAACGTCGCATGGGTTCAAAAAGGGGAAAATATTTATCACTACACCATTTACGACAGAGGTCCCTCTACCGCTTCTTCCTTTCTTTGGTTTAATCAGAACCCTGGGAAAAACAAAAATAACGACCCTTATGTCCTTCCTTACAAGCTCAAATGGTTTCAAAATAGACTCTTCCGCCAAGCTATTTCTTATGCCATTGATAGGGAAGGGATTATTAATGGCGTGCTTTTTGGAAGGGGGACCCCGCTTTGGGGCCCTGAAACCCCAGCCAATGTAAAATGGTATAACCCCAACGTTAAAAAGTATCCCTATAATCCTAGCCTTGCTTTGCAGCTTCTAGAACAGGCTGGATTCCACCGGGATGCCACTGGAAGGCTTTTTGATCAGGACAACCATCCAGTTTCTTTTACGCTTCTGACCAATCAAGAAAATCCAATCCGCACGGCCATGGCCACCATCTTTAAAGAAAACTTAAAACAGATAGGCATTGAAGTGCTCCTGCAATTCATCGATTTTGGCACGCTCGTAACCAAAATTAGTGACAGTTACGAGTATGAAGCCTGTCTGCTTGGACTAACGGGAGGAGGAGATCCTGCCGATGGCATGTCTGTGTTCATGAGCAAAGGGAGACTGCATCAGTGGTATCCTAACCAACCACAGCCGGCTACTCCCTGGGAAGCAGAAATAGACAGGCTTATGGTCGAACAGTTAACTACCTTGGACGAGGCGAAGAGGATTCAATGCTGGTTTAAAGTTCAAGAAATTATGAGTGAGGAGCAGCCGTATATCTATCTGGTAACTCCAAATACTTATGTTGGATTGAAAAACCGGTGGCGGAATGTAAAAATTCCTCGTATCGGCCCATTAGTCTGGAATATAGAAGAGATATGGACGCCATGA
- a CDS encoding methylated-DNA--[protein]-cysteine S-methyltransferase, protein MISTQDRPKEHIFLESVVGPVRIVLIEGQPASLQQIDPKTPHLSKWILESQRQSPMLFSLLSKSLLNGDIFEGELSLQGLPPFYKMVLERVKTIPKGTVKTYSQLAEEIGHPLAVRAVGSALAKNPLPLLIPCHRVIRKNGQIGHYSLGGKSMKEKLLKLEGFKPFP, encoded by the coding sequence ATGATTTCCACACAAGATCGGCCTAAAGAACATATTTTTCTTGAAAGTGTGGTGGGGCCTGTGAGGATAGTTTTAATCGAAGGTCAGCCTGCAAGCCTCCAACAGATTGACCCAAAGACTCCTCACTTATCTAAATGGATTCTAGAAAGTCAAAGGCAATCGCCCATGCTTTTTAGCCTTCTGTCCAAGAGTCTCCTAAACGGGGATATTTTTGAAGGAGAACTTTCGCTTCAAGGGCTTCCTCCCTTTTACAAAATGGTATTGGAACGGGTAAAAACAATTCCCAAAGGGACCGTAAAAACCTACAGTCAACTGGCAGAAGAAATAGGCCATCCTCTTGCTGTTAGGGCTGTTGGATCAGCCCTAGCAAAAAACCCTTTGCCTCTGCTGATTCCCTGCCATCGCGTGATTAGAAAAAATGGACAAATTGGCCATTATAGCTTGGGCGGAAAATCAATGAAAGAAAAACTCCTTAAACTGGAAGGATTCAAACCGTTTCCATAA
- a CDS encoding class I SAM-dependent methyltransferase: protein MWIDSTILASFQRSLTDIHRVYTSEWGWIERYGEDYVVVLNEEQRKEELVESLFCWSRSHGLSPRRVFLKKRFKKECPASEGLLQLYGEETLPLQTICHENGLSYSIRFHGGSSPGLFIDQRQNRLFLRKRKIGKLLNLFAFSCSFGLCAAVAGGQSWNVDLSAKFLEWGKENYRLNGVDPTGHTFLAIDARESLKLLRKKHLRFDHIIIDPPTFSCGRHGKHFSFPRDFEAMLDQALDLCSEELTTLFLSTNYRKWETKRLFSKAQKVAAKKNLKLSLLHGPFPLPDIPLTELPACCWIEVRR, encoded by the coding sequence ATGTGGATCGATTCGACTATTTTAGCTTCTTTCCAACGATCTTTAACAGACATTCATCGGGTCTATACATCGGAATGGGGATGGATAGAAAGGTATGGAGAAGACTATGTAGTGGTCTTAAACGAAGAACAAAGAAAAGAGGAGTTGGTTGAATCGCTCTTTTGTTGGAGTCGGTCCCATGGATTATCCCCTAGAAGAGTATTTTTAAAAAAGCGTTTTAAAAAAGAATGCCCTGCCTCTGAGGGGCTTCTACAACTCTATGGAGAAGAGACTCTGCCCCTACAAACTATTTGTCATGAAAATGGACTTTCTTACTCGATCCGTTTTCATGGAGGTAGTTCTCCAGGCTTATTTATAGATCAAAGACAAAATCGGTTATTTTTAAGAAAGAGGAAAATCGGCAAGCTTTTAAACCTATTTGCTTTCAGCTGTTCCTTTGGACTGTGTGCCGCTGTTGCTGGAGGTCAAAGTTGGAATGTGGATCTTTCGGCTAAATTTTTAGAATGGGGCAAAGAAAATTACAGGCTTAATGGAGTTGACCCCACAGGACACACATTTTTGGCTATTGATGCCAGAGAATCTTTGAAGCTACTCCGCAAAAAACATCTTAGGTTTGATCATATCATTATTGATCCCCCCACTTTTTCCTGTGGCAGGCATGGCAAGCATTTTTCTTTTCCTAGGGATTTTGAGGCAATGCTTGATCAAGCATTGGATCTCTGTTCAGAGGAACTAACAACCCTTTTTCTTTCCACTAACTACAGAAAGTGGGAAACAAAGAGGCTTTTCTCAAAAGCCCAAAAAGTAGCAGCAAAAAAAAACCTAAAGCTTTCGCTGCTTCACGGCCCGTTTCCTTTACCAGATATACCTTTGACTGAGCTGCCAGCCTGTTGCTGGATAGAAGTAAGACGCTAG
- a CDS encoding ABC transporter ATP-binding protein has protein sequence MTGPTASSPLLSVNSLKVYFPIRKSLLGRSKEWVKAVDDVTFTIKEGQTIGLVGESGSGKTTIGRTIVRLQDPTSGSILYEGRPIHNLSQKQFRPYRKKIQMIFQDPHNSLNPRLTIESILREPLDIHFPGMEKKQKKEKIVELLEKVGLSAEHLYRYPHEFSGGQRQRIGIARALAVGPKLIICDEPVSALDVSVQAQIINLLMDLQQEFNLSYLFISHDLAVVEYLSDYVLVLNKGRIVEEGSPEEIYKNPKDEYTKKLIASIPSI, from the coding sequence ATGACTGGACCTACTGCTTCCTCTCCACTGCTTAGCGTTAATTCCCTTAAAGTCTATTTCCCAATTCGGAAAAGCCTACTGGGCCGTTCGAAAGAGTGGGTTAAGGCTGTTGACGATGTGACCTTTACAATTAAAGAAGGACAAACCATTGGACTCGTTGGTGAAAGCGGCAGCGGGAAAACGACTATAGGCAGAACGATTGTAAGACTGCAAGACCCAACCTCAGGTTCTATTCTTTACGAAGGCAGGCCAATTCATAATCTAAGCCAAAAGCAATTTCGTCCGTATAGAAAAAAAATACAGATGATTTTCCAGGATCCTCATAACTCTCTAAACCCTAGGCTCACTATCGAATCGATCTTAAGAGAACCTCTAGATATTCACTTTCCAGGCATGGAGAAAAAACAAAAAAAAGAAAAAATTGTTGAGCTTCTCGAAAAAGTCGGACTCAGCGCTGAGCATCTGTATCGATACCCTCATGAATTTAGCGGAGGCCAGCGGCAACGGATCGGCATAGCCCGGGCCTTAGCCGTCGGACCGAAACTGATCATATGTGATGAACCTGTAAGTGCCCTGGATGTCTCGGTGCAGGCACAGATCATTAATTTGTTAATGGATCTACAGCAAGAATTTAACCTTTCCTACCTTTTCATTTCTCATGATTTGGCTGTAGTCGAATACCTTAGCGATTATGTGCTTGTGCTCAATAAAGGGAGGATTGTGGAAGAAGGATCACCAGAAGAAATTTATAAAAATCCAAAAGATGAGTATACCAAAAAACTCATTGCCTCCATTCCTTCCATCTAG
- a CDS encoding ABC transporter ATP-binding protein yields the protein MLLQVEDLHVHFLTQSGEIPALRGVSFSIEKAESVAIVGESGSGKSVTALSLTKLLESPPAVYKKGKILYEGVDLLALSQKELRKYRGGEIAYVFQEPSTSLNPVYSIGFQLLEAIELHQPHLKDKKVLGLEVLQKVGIVDCQRVWKSYPHELSGGMQQRVMIAMALLCKPKLLVADEPTTALDVTIQAQILELFAKIQKDLAMSVLLITHNFGIVKGFSDRVVVMFRGQVVEEGPTEKVIYSPTHPYTKALIDCVPRLGEKGKRLRAIDYSLIESSLNL from the coding sequence ATGCTTCTTCAAGTAGAAGACCTTCATGTCCATTTTTTAACTCAGTCCGGTGAAATCCCTGCTCTGCGTGGGGTAAGTTTTTCAATAGAAAAGGCAGAGTCGGTTGCTATTGTTGGGGAAAGTGGAAGTGGCAAATCGGTGACCGCCCTGTCTTTGACAAAACTTTTGGAGAGTCCGCCTGCTGTATACAAAAAAGGGAAAATTCTTTATGAGGGAGTAGACCTCTTGGCACTGTCGCAAAAAGAATTACGAAAGTATCGAGGTGGAGAAATCGCTTATGTGTTTCAAGAACCCTCAACCTCTTTGAATCCAGTCTATTCCATTGGTTTTCAACTTTTGGAGGCTATTGAACTCCACCAACCTCATCTCAAAGACAAAAAGGTTCTTGGCTTAGAGGTATTGCAAAAGGTAGGGATCGTTGATTGCCAGAGGGTCTGGAAAAGCTATCCGCATGAACTGAGCGGAGGCATGCAGCAAAGAGTGATGATCGCCATGGCCCTGCTATGCAAACCAAAGCTTCTTGTTGCTGATGAACCTACTACAGCCCTTGATGTCACCATCCAAGCACAGATTCTAGAACTTTTTGCTAAAATTCAGAAGGATCTGGCCATGTCTGTCTTGCTGATTACTCATAATTTTGGTATAGTCAAAGGCTTTTCTGATCGGGTGGTGGTAATGTTCAGAGGGCAAGTGGTTGAAGAAGGCCCAACTGAAAAAGTGATTTATTCCCCTACCCATCCCTATACCAAGGCTTTGATTGATTGTGTTCCAAGACTTGGAGAAAAAGGGAAAAGATTGCGTGCTATCGATTATTCTTTGATAGAATCTTCCCTGAACTTATGA
- a CDS encoding ABC transporter permease translates to MNEKRSYIKELLRNPFGLSACLILLFLYLIAILAPFLAPYEPSDQDLKKTYHPPTKIYWHSARFVVARYKNVDPSSAMYKVIEGDYCPLKWFVHGYAYRLLGIFPSDIHLFGVDKPDRVYLLGSDNTGRDVFSRLVYGSQVSLSIGLIGVSITMILGLLIGGLSGYYGGWFDNVVMRLTEFLMAVPALYLLLALRGIFGVKFSSAQVYFLIVIILSFIGWSGFARVIRGLVLSLRSQTFVDAAIVLGQSSVKILLKHLLPNLASYLLVSAALSIPGYILGEAALSFLGLGIQEPSASWGLMLAQAQDMKVFMLNFWWLLTPGIAILITVVAFNMLGDVLRDLVDPKFRIYQTKRG, encoded by the coding sequence ATGAATGAGAAAAGATCTTATATTAAAGAACTATTGAGAAATCCTTTTGGGCTTTCTGCTTGCCTTATCCTTTTGTTTCTATATCTTATCGCGATTTTGGCCCCTTTTCTAGCACCCTACGAACCTTCCGATCAAGATCTAAAGAAAACCTATCATCCACCGACAAAAATTTATTGGCACTCCGCTAGGTTCGTTGTGGCACGTTACAAAAATGTAGACCCATCGTCAGCAATGTATAAAGTGATCGAGGGGGATTACTGTCCTCTGAAATGGTTCGTCCATGGATATGCCTACCGATTGCTTGGAATTTTTCCTTCTGATATCCATCTTTTTGGGGTGGATAAGCCGGATCGAGTCTATCTGTTGGGTAGCGATAATACGGGAAGAGACGTTTTTTCAAGATTAGTGTATGGCTCTCAAGTTTCCTTAAGTATCGGACTGATTGGGGTGTCTATTACCATGATTCTAGGCCTATTGATCGGTGGGCTCTCGGGCTATTATGGAGGATGGTTCGACAATGTCGTGATGCGGCTGACTGAGTTTTTAATGGCCGTACCGGCTCTTTATCTTTTATTGGCTTTAAGAGGCATCTTTGGGGTGAAGTTTAGTTCCGCTCAGGTCTACTTCCTTATCGTCATCATACTGAGTTTCATTGGTTGGTCAGGATTTGCCAGAGTGATTAGGGGACTTGTTCTTTCCCTACGGTCCCAAACCTTTGTCGATGCAGCCATTGTTCTGGGTCAATCCTCGGTGAAGATCCTCCTCAAACACCTCCTACCTAACCTGGCGAGTTATCTTCTTGTGTCGGCTGCTTTATCGATTCCTGGATATATTTTAGGAGAAGCAGCTTTGAGCTTTCTTGGCCTTGGGATTCAGGAACCTTCTGCTTCCTGGGGGCTCATGCTAGCACAAGCCCAGGATATGAAGGTATTCATGCTTAATTTCTGGTGGCTGTTGACTCCTGGAATTGCTATTTTGATAACCGTGGTAGCTTTTAATATGCTAGGCGATGTGCTTCGGGACCTTGTGGATCCAAAATTTCGTATTTATCAAACAAAAAGAGGCTAA
- a CDS encoding ABC transporter permease — protein sequence MILFIVRRLLALIPLLLGVTFMVFFLMSLTQTNYLTPLKAERDISPQMIEALEKKFGLDKPWYERYFLWLNNVLHGDFGYSWIYKMSVIELLMQRVQATLLLNLSSLLLAWCIAIPIGVLSAIYKDSLLDRLSSFLAYISISFPEFFLALLAVYFAARTGWFPIGGLTSIEYPFLSPIDKLVDIAYHLVLPTLVLGIGGVANMMRIMRGSFLDAIRADYVLTARAKGLPENAVMFRHVLRNAINPLISTFGYVIAGLLSGSLLVENIMNYPGIGQLIYSALMKQDQFVVLGSVVFSCLLLVLGNLIADILLAWVDPRIVHHE from the coding sequence ATGATTTTATTTATCGTCCGCAGACTATTAGCTCTTATTCCTCTTTTGCTTGGAGTCACTTTTATGGTTTTTTTCTTAATGTCTTTGACCCAAACAAACTATTTAACCCCCTTGAAGGCTGAAAGGGATATCAGCCCCCAAATGATTGAAGCATTGGAAAAGAAATTTGGTTTGGATAAACCATGGTACGAACGGTATTTCCTTTGGCTAAACAACGTTCTTCATGGTGATTTTGGTTATTCTTGGATTTATAAGATGTCAGTGATCGAGCTGCTGATGCAAAGGGTGCAAGCCACCCTTTTGTTGAATCTCAGTTCACTATTGCTAGCCTGGTGTATTGCTATACCAATTGGCGTATTGTCTGCTATTTACAAAGATTCTTTATTAGATCGACTCAGCTCCTTTTTAGCCTACATTTCCATTTCTTTTCCGGAATTTTTTTTAGCCCTCCTCGCCGTTTACTTTGCCGCTCGCACTGGTTGGTTCCCCATTGGAGGATTAACATCCATAGAGTATCCTTTTCTTTCTCCTATAGACAAATTAGTAGACATAGCCTATCATCTGGTGCTTCCCACCCTTGTCCTCGGTATCGGAGGGGTTGCCAACATGATGCGGATAATGAGAGGTAGTTTTTTAGATGCGATCCGTGCTGATTATGTGTTAACGGCCAGAGCCAAGGGACTTCCTGAAAATGCGGTCATGTTCCGGCATGTGCTACGGAATGCTATCAACCCCTTAATAAGTACCTTTGGGTATGTTATTGCTGGACTATTGAGCGGCTCTCTTTTAGTGGAAAACATAATGAACTATCCAGGAATTGGGCAGCTGATTTATTCCGCTTTAATGAAACAGGACCAATTTGTGGTTTTAGGTTCTGTTGTCTTTAGTTGTCTTTTATTAGTTTTAGGGAATTTGATTGCCGATATTCTTTTGGCTTGGGTCGATCCCCGAATCGTCCATCATGAATGA